GATCGGTCTTCTCGGCGTTGGGCTGTACATGGAATCGCTGGACCCCAGCCCGCTGATGTTTAAATTGTCCTTCTGGCATAAATCCTTTGGGATTGCGGTGCTGGCGCTGGTGGTTTTGCGCGTTTTGTGGCGTGTCACCAACACCCATCCGCACAGCCTGCCGACCCATGCGGGGTGGGAAAAGGTGCTGGCGAAAGTGACCCATGGCCTTTTGTATCTGGCGTTGTTTGCCATGCCGTTGTCCGGATGGATCATGTCCTCGGCCAAGGGGTTTTCGGTCAATGTCTTCGGATGGTTCACCCTGCCTGACCTGGTGGGGGAAAGTGACCAGATCGCGTCCATCGCGCGGGCCGTTCACGGCTATGCCGGATATACGCTGATCGTTTTGATTGGTCTGCATTTTGCCGGAGCGATCAAGCATCATGTCATTGACAAGGATTCAACCCTGCGCCGGATGTTGCCCCAAGTGACGATGATGGTGGCTGTGGTGCTGGCCCTGATGATCGCGCCTGCCGCCGCTTCTGATGCAACGGCTTGGACCCTTCAAAAGGATCAAAGCACGATCGCGATCGAAGGCACGCAAATGGGTGCACCGTTTAAAGGTGGGTTTAAAAGCTTCGATGGCGTGATTCATTTCGATGCCGATCATCTGGCGGCGTCCAAGGCTGATATTACGATTGATATCGCCAGTTTCGACAGCGCCAGCAAGGATCGTGACGGGTCGGTGCAGGGGGCGGAATGGTTTGATTCCAAAACCTACCCGCAAGCCAAATTTGTCACGGATAAATTCGAAGCCGGGACCGATCCGAACAGCTTTATCGCCCATGGCACGTTGACCATTCGCGATAAAACCGTACCGGTGCAATTGCCGTTTACATTGGTGATTGACGAAAACGGAACGGCCACGGCGAATGGGTCGGTTACCATCAACCGCATTGATTACGGCGTCGGGGCCGGACAATGGTCCAACCCCAAGGATGTCGGCACGGATGTAAAGGTTACAATCCATATCGTTGCGACAAAGTGAGATAATAAAAACCCGGCGATTGGCCGGGTTTTTTGTGGCTTATTCTCTGCGCAATTGTGGTTCGGGTGGGGCCGTGGGATAGGATCTTGCGCTGATGGGTTCGGCCGCGCCTGTTACGGCATCGCCGACCATGGCCCGGGCGGGTTCGGGCAACGCACCCGCAGCGCGTAAATGATCGCGCAGGGCGGCGATGCTGTTTCCAGGTTTTTGGCCCCGGACGTAAATGCCAGCGCCCTCATACAGTTCTTCGGCGGTATGAATTGTGATGATATCGCCACGTTTCACATCTTCATAAGCCAGGGCGTATGTCGAAAAGATTTCAGACACGCTCATCGGCATACGAAATTGAAAGCCCGCCGGTGTATGAACGATGGGCGTGCGGTTGAAGAACGACCCCCCGGGGACGACGAGCGTCATGCGCCCCAGCGTCATGTCCTCGGGAACGACAAATTTATAAACCTTGATGGTTTTTTTATTATCCAAAATCTCTTCATGACCGCTGGGCGTTACGAATTTGGCGATGGTGTTTTCGGTTTCCAGTCCGTCGCGGTGTTTCAATTCAATCATTTTCTGAAGGGCGTTGTTCCATTTGGCTGGATTGATAACACCCGCGCCACAGCGTTCGTGCCAGGGTAAGCCGCCGCCATTGCTGGTGTAGCGGGCGGATTCGGTTTCAAAATTTGCCGGATTTTGGGCGAACGCATGGTTTTCATCATCTTTGAATACGCCGGGGCTTTTAAAGTCCATAATGTCGCGGTCGGCGCTCATCAATCCGGCGGCCATGATTTCTTCGAAAGACAATGCGTCGCCATACCATTCGGCCATTTGGCGGTATGTTGCGGCCAGGGCCGGGGTGGCTGTCGATGTGCCGTGTGTTAT
The genomic region above belongs to Micavibrio aeruginosavorus EPB and contains:
- a CDS encoding cytochrome b/b6 domain-containing protein → MQWRNTSENYGVVAKSFHWVIALLVIGLLGVGLYMESLDPSPLMFKLSFWHKSFGIAVLALVVLRVLWRVTNTHPHSLPTHAGWEKVLAKVTHGLLYLALFAMPLSGWIMSSAKGFSVNVFGWFTLPDLVGESDQIASIARAVHGYAGYTLIVLIGLHFAGAIKHHVIDKDSTLRRMLPQVTMMVAVVLALMIAPAAASDATAWTLQKDQSTIAIEGTQMGAPFKGGFKSFDGVIHFDADHLAASKADITIDIASFDSASKDRDGSVQGAEWFDSKTYPQAKFVTDKFEAGTDPNSFIAHGTLTIRDKTVPVQLPFTLVIDENGTATANGSVTINRIDYGVGAGQWSNPKDVGTDVKVTIHIVATK